A portion of the Deinococcus peraridilitoris DSM 19664 genome contains these proteins:
- a CDS encoding FAD-dependent oxidoreductase, with protein MSQPFSSERPLRVAVIGSGPSGLYAAEALIKQQALPVSVDVIDRLPTPYGLVRYGVAPDHQKIKSVTTLYQKVLEDPRVRFFGHVEFGKDLTLDDLKRHYDAVVYAVGASSDRTLDIPGEQLEGSLSATEFVAWYNGHPDAEAREMVLTASGVAVVGVGNVAVDVTRILAKTTEELAVTDIADYALSALSRSPVTDIYVLGRRGPAQAKFTTKELRELGELTGADIVVKNEEVALSSEEEAAITDNTVRKNVEVLREFAQKPLTGKPRRVHLRFLVSPVEVLGNGRVEGLRIERNRLDAQHNAVGTGEFETLDVQMILRSVGYRGVALPGVPFDGRKGVIPNENGRVTEDGQARVGEYVAGWIKRGPSGVIGTNKACAVDSVKLLLADAPTLPRAERADPEVVVELLRQRGVDYVTLNEWLLIDRHEQELGKSQGRPRVKVVRRDEFLGLIRRGRDAS; from the coding sequence ATGTCTCAGCCCTTCTCTTCCGAGCGCCCGTTGCGCGTGGCCGTGATCGGTTCCGGGCCTTCCGGTCTTTATGCGGCAGAAGCCCTCATCAAGCAGCAGGCCTTGCCCGTGAGCGTCGACGTGATCGACCGTCTGCCCACCCCGTATGGCCTCGTCCGTTACGGTGTGGCGCCCGACCACCAGAAGATCAAAAGCGTCACGACGCTGTACCAGAAGGTTCTGGAAGATCCGCGCGTACGCTTTTTCGGGCACGTCGAGTTCGGCAAGGACCTGACGCTCGACGACCTGAAGCGCCACTACGACGCGGTGGTGTACGCCGTCGGGGCTTCCAGCGACCGGACGCTGGACATTCCGGGCGAACAACTGGAAGGCAGCCTCAGTGCCACCGAATTCGTCGCCTGGTACAACGGTCATCCCGACGCCGAGGCGCGCGAGATGGTCCTCACGGCCAGCGGTGTCGCGGTGGTGGGGGTCGGCAACGTGGCCGTGGACGTCACGCGCATCCTCGCCAAAACCACCGAAGAGCTGGCCGTCACCGACATTGCCGACTATGCCCTCAGCGCGCTCTCGCGCAGCCCGGTCACCGATATTTACGTGCTGGGGCGCCGTGGACCCGCCCAGGCCAAGTTCACTACCAAGGAATTGCGTGAGCTGGGCGAATTGACGGGCGCCGACATCGTGGTCAAAAACGAGGAAGTCGCGCTGTCCTCCGAGGAGGAAGCAGCGATCACCGACAACACCGTGCGCAAGAACGTCGAGGTACTGCGTGAATTCGCGCAAAAACCCCTGACGGGCAAGCCACGGCGTGTTCACCTGCGTTTTCTGGTCTCCCCTGTCGAGGTCCTCGGAAATGGGCGTGTAGAGGGTCTGCGCATCGAACGCAACCGCCTCGACGCCCAGCACAATGCCGTCGGAACCGGCGAGTTCGAGACGCTCGACGTGCAGATGATTCTGCGCAGCGTCGGGTACAGGGGAGTCGCGCTGCCAGGGGTACCCTTCGACGGCCGCAAAGGTGTGATTCCCAACGAGAACGGCCGCGTCACTGAAGACGGCCAGGCACGAGTGGGCGAATACGTGGCAGGCTGGATCAAACGGGGCCCGAGCGGGGTGATCGGCACCAACAAGGCCTGCGCGGTCGATTCGGTCAAACTGCTGCTGGCCGACGCACCCACCCTGCCGCGCGCCGAACGGGCCGACCCGGAGGTTGTGGTCGAATTGCTGCGTCAGCGCGGTGTCGATTATGTCACCCTGAACGAATGGCTGCTGATCGACCGGCATGAGCAGGAGCTCGGCAAATCGCAAGGCCGTCCCCGCGTGAAGGTGGTCAGGCGCGACGAATTTCTGGGGCTGATCCGCCGTGGGCGTGACGCGAGCTGA
- a CDS encoding LON peptidase substrate-binding domain-containing protein: MTLPLFPLPDVVLLPGLVLPLYVFEPRYRELLARVRQTGEPFGISRLLPSPHPETPFEERVARLGTLAHLRHVTDHEDGTASIEVVGGERFEVQQFDHAHGYLSATVQVLPLPQGDPHEIEVLSRRLIESLARLRNTDPLRVQADVPQDPLLLATYGLALLPLSGEQREAALRASTLAERFKYLSALLHERTLN; encoded by the coding sequence ATGACCTTGCCGCTCTTTCCGCTTCCCGACGTCGTGTTGCTGCCGGGCCTGGTCTTGCCGCTCTACGTCTTCGAGCCGCGCTATCGGGAGCTGCTCGCCCGCGTCAGGCAGACTGGCGAACCCTTCGGCATCTCGCGTCTGTTGCCCTCGCCGCATCCCGAAACTCCGTTCGAAGAGCGCGTGGCGCGTCTGGGGACCCTGGCCCACCTGCGCCACGTCACCGATCACGAGGACGGGACTGCATCGATTGAGGTGGTCGGTGGAGAACGCTTCGAGGTGCAGCAATTCGACCATGCCCACGGTTACCTGAGTGCCACAGTGCAGGTCCTCCCGTTGCCGCAGGGTGACCCACACGAGATCGAGGTGCTTTCCAGGCGCCTGATCGAAAGTCTGGCGCGTCTGCGCAACACGGACCCGCTCCGGGTGCAGGCTGACGTGCCACAGGACCCGTTGCTGCTGGCCACGTATGGTCTGGCGTTGCTGCCCCTGTCAGGCGAGCAGCGCGAAGCAGCCCTGCGCGCTTCCACCCTTGCCGAGCGCTTCAAATACCTGTCGGCCCTGCTGCACGAACGAACTTTGAACTGA
- a CDS encoding helix-turn-helix domain-containing protein, protein MLLEKTFVDSVTYRPGAVILYPGKSDMLYRVQSGLVRIHTMDDEGNGLTLRYVKPGEFFGEESLTGLERSYFAEAVTDSTVDVINPALMNAEDNLEVTTHLVKMLDRAYESIYRLVGKRLRSRIAAELLELADTALATKQASGETMIYATHDELAAAVGSVRETVTKVVGELSREGVISAGYGKITLRDPSALKRIAAE, encoded by the coding sequence ATGCTTCTCGAAAAGACCTTTGTTGATTCTGTCACCTACCGTCCTGGTGCGGTGATTCTTTACCCTGGCAAGAGCGACATGCTCTACCGGGTCCAGAGCGGCCTCGTTCGCATCCACACGATGGACGACGAGGGAAACGGTCTGACCCTTCGCTATGTCAAGCCCGGTGAGTTCTTCGGTGAGGAATCCCTGACCGGCCTGGAGCGCTCCTACTTCGCCGAGGCCGTGACCGACAGCACCGTGGACGTCATCAATCCCGCGCTGATGAACGCCGAGGACAACCTCGAAGTCACCACCCACCTCGTCAAGATGCTTGACCGCGCTTACGAGAGCATCTACCGTCTGGTCGGCAAGCGTCTGCGCTCGCGCATCGCTGCCGAGCTGCTGGAACTCGCCGATACGGCCCTGGCGACCAAGCAGGCCAGCGGTGAAACCATGATCTACGCCACCCACGACGAGCTGGCCGCCGCTGTCGGCTCAGTGCGCGAAACGGTCACCAAAGTGGTCGGAGAGCTGTCGCGCGAAGGCGTGATCAGCGCTGGCTACGGCAAGATCACCCTGCGTGATCCGAGCGCCCTCAAGCGCATCGCTGCAGAGTAA
- the gyrA gene encoding DNA gyrase subunit A, whose amino-acid sequence MTSIHPVDITSEVKSNFINYAMTVIVDRALPDVRDGLKPVQRRILYAMLQEGLASNHKHSKSAGVVGEVIKKYHPHGDTAIYDAMVRLAQWWNLRYPLVDPQGNFGSIDGDPAAAYRYTEARLTKIAEEVLADIEKNTIDYKPNFDETTEEPTVLPAAVPNLLINGATGIAVGMSTNIPPHNLTEVCNGLLALIDNPDLTLDELMTFVPGPDFPTGGRIGKTGIRDAYATGHAGIRVRGKARIDEKNGRNQIIISEIPYQVNKTNLIQTISAMYKAGKIPDIARLTDESDRKEPVRIVIELKRGAIPSLVLNQLYKYTQLQSTFTIINLSIVNGEPRVLPLKDTMQYFLAHRREVVTRRTQYDLDKAQARAHLIEGLLIALDHIDEVIALIRKSQTTAEAKDGLQARFGLSEVQAQAILDMRLQRLTGLESDRLKGEYAELQSTIERLTAILGDERKLWNEIKKEIRSMRDKYGDERRSSITLLEEDINKEDLIAVEDMVITMTRAGYLKRTKLDAFRAQGRGGRGASGGRLREEDTNTRVMVGSTHDFLLFFTDQGRVFHEKIYDLPEVGRDAKGTYIKNLLPGLRDTESIASVMSIKGFDQEGSFVFATKRGMIKKTLIRDYANITSAGLIAINMMEGDELIGVGIVKDGEHVVLATAEGQAMRFDANDVRDTGRATQGVIGIRLREEDKVVSMALVPSEGETELLAVSECGLGKRTPLSEYPAKGRGGQGVITLNVTDRTGNLVTLAHVSGDEELMVLTEKGVVIRTRVEELRVSGRNSQGVKVMDIGKGDRVISAFPVKKEEEL is encoded by the coding sequence GTGACGAGCATTCACCCCGTGGACATCACCAGCGAGGTCAAGTCCAACTTCATCAACTACGCCATGACGGTCATCGTAGACCGAGCGTTGCCGGACGTGCGCGACGGCCTCAAGCCTGTTCAGCGCCGCATTCTCTACGCCATGCTGCAAGAAGGCCTGGCCAGCAACCACAAGCACTCCAAAAGTGCCGGTGTGGTCGGCGAGGTCATCAAAAAATACCACCCGCACGGTGATACCGCCATTTACGACGCGATGGTTCGCCTGGCCCAGTGGTGGAATTTGCGCTACCCGCTTGTTGACCCGCAGGGGAACTTCGGCTCGATCGACGGAGATCCGGCGGCCGCCTACCGCTACACCGAAGCGCGTCTCACCAAGATCGCCGAAGAAGTGCTGGCCGACATCGAAAAGAACACCATCGATTACAAGCCCAACTTCGACGAGACCACCGAAGAACCCACGGTGCTGCCGGCGGCCGTGCCCAACCTGCTGATCAACGGCGCTACGGGTATTGCGGTGGGCATGAGCACCAACATTCCGCCGCACAACCTCACCGAGGTCTGCAACGGCCTGCTGGCCTTGATCGACAATCCCGACCTGACGCTCGACGAGCTGATGACTTTCGTGCCAGGGCCGGACTTCCCCACCGGCGGGCGCATCGGCAAGACCGGCATCCGTGACGCCTACGCCACCGGGCACGCCGGCATCCGGGTGCGGGGCAAGGCCCGCATCGACGAGAAGAACGGGCGCAACCAGATCATCATTTCCGAGATTCCTTATCAGGTGAACAAAACCAACCTGATCCAGACCATCTCGGCGATGTACAAGGCCGGCAAGATTCCTGACATCGCCCGCCTGACGGACGAATCCGACCGCAAAGAGCCCGTGCGGATTGTGATCGAGCTCAAACGTGGCGCCATTCCAAGCCTGGTGCTCAATCAGCTTTACAAGTACACCCAGTTGCAGAGCACATTCACGATCATCAACCTGTCGATCGTGAACGGCGAGCCGCGTGTACTGCCGCTCAAAGACACCATGCAGTACTTCCTGGCGCACCGCCGCGAAGTCGTCACGCGCCGCACCCAATACGACCTCGACAAGGCCCAGGCGCGCGCGCACCTGATCGAGGGTCTGTTGATCGCGCTCGATCACATCGACGAGGTCATCGCGCTCATCCGCAAATCGCAGACGACCGCCGAGGCCAAGGACGGTCTGCAGGCCCGCTTCGGTCTCTCCGAGGTGCAAGCGCAGGCCATTCTGGACATGCGCCTGCAGCGCCTGACCGGTCTGGAGAGCGACCGTCTGAAAGGCGAGTACGCCGAACTGCAGTCGACCATCGAGCGTCTCACGGCCATTCTGGGTGACGAGCGCAAGCTGTGGAACGAGATCAAGAAAGAAATCCGTTCCATGCGCGACAAGTACGGTGACGAGCGTCGCAGCAGTATCACCCTGCTGGAAGAAGACATCAACAAAGAAGACCTGATCGCGGTCGAGGACATGGTCATCACCATGACCCGCGCCGGGTACCTCAAGCGCACCAAGCTCGACGCTTTCCGTGCGCAAGGCCGTGGCGGACGCGGCGCGAGCGGTGGCCGCCTGCGTGAAGAGGACACCAACACCCGCGTGATGGTGGGCAGCACGCACGACTTCCTGCTGTTCTTCACCGATCAGGGCCGGGTCTTCCACGAAAAGATCTACGATCTGCCGGAAGTGGGACGCGACGCCAAGGGCACCTACATCAAGAATCTGTTGCCCGGCCTGCGTGACACCGAGAGCATCGCCTCGGTGATGTCGATCAAGGGCTTTGACCAGGAAGGCAGCTTTGTGTTTGCCACCAAGCGCGGCATGATCAAGAAGACCCTGATCCGTGATTACGCCAACATCACCTCGGCCGGTCTGATCGCCATCAACATGATGGAAGGTGACGAGCTGATAGGAGTCGGCATCGTCAAGGACGGTGAGCACGTGGTCCTGGCGACGGCGGAGGGACAGGCGATGCGCTTTGATGCCAATGACGTGCGCGACACTGGCCGCGCCACCCAGGGTGTGATCGGTATCCGCCTGCGCGAAGAGGACAAGGTCGTCAGCATGGCGCTGGTGCCCAGCGAAGGCGAGACCGAACTGCTCGCGGTGAGCGAATGCGGTCTGGGCAAGCGTACCCCGCTCAGCGAGTACCCTGCCAAGGGCCGTGGAGGCCAGGGTGTCATCACCCTGAATGTCACCGACCGCACCGGAAATCTGGTGACCCTCGCGCACGTCTCGGGAGACGAGGAGCTGATGGTCCTGACCGAGAAGGGTGTGGTCATCCGCACGCGGGTCGAGGAATTGCGTGTCTCGGGCCGCAATAGTCAGGGTGTCAAGGTGATGGACATCGGTAAGGGTGACCGCGTGATCAGCGCTTTCCCCGTCAAAAAAGAAGAAGAGCTGTAA